The following proteins are encoded in a genomic region of Pyricularia oryzae 70-15 chromosome 6, whole genome shotgun sequence:
- a CDS encoding cellulose 1,4-beta-cellobiosidase, translating into MKRALCASLSLLAAAVAQQVGTNEPEVHPKMTWKKCSSGGSCSTVNGEVVIDGNWRWIHNIGGYENCYSGNKWTSVCSTNADCATKCAMEGAKYQETYGVSTSGDALTLKFVQQNSSGKNVGSRMYLMNGANKYQMFTLKNNEFAFDVDLSSVECGMNSALYFVPMKEDGGMSTEPNNKAGAKYGTGYCDAQCARDLKFIGGKGNIEGWQPSSTDSSAGIGAQGACCAEIDIWESNKNAFAFTPHPCENNEYHVCTEPNCGGTYADDRYGGGCDANGCDYNPYRMGNPDFYGPGKTIDTNRKFTVISRFENNRNYQILMQDGVAHRIPGPKFDGLEGETGELNEQFCTDQFTVFDERNRFNEVGGWSKLNAAYEIPMVLVMSIWSDHFANMLWLDSTYPPEKAGQPGSARGPCPADGGDPNGVVNQYPNAKVIWSNVRFGPIGSTYQVD; encoded by the exons ATGAAGCGCGCGCTCTGTGCCTCCCTCTCCCTGCTCGCGGCCGCCGTGGCCCAGCAGGTGGGAACTAATGAGCCGGAAGTTCACCCCAAGATGACCTGGAAGAAGTGCTCCAGCGGTGGTTCGTGCTCGACCGTCAACGGCGAGGTCGTCATCGACGGCAACTGGCGATGGATCCACAACATTGGTGGCTACGAGAACTGCTACAGCGGCAACAAGTGGACCAGCGTGTGCAGCACCAACGCCGACTGCGCCACCAAGTGCGCCATGGAGGGTGCCAAGTACCAGGAGACTTATGGCGTTTCCACGAGCGGTGATGCGCTCACGCTCAAGTTTGTCCAGCAAAACTCGAGCGGCAAGAACGTCGGTTCCAGGATGTACCTGATGAACGGAGCCAACAAGTACCAGATGTTCACGCTCAAGAACAACGAGTTTGCCTTTGACGTGGATTTGTCATCGGTCGAGTGCGGCATGAACAGTGCCCTCTACTTTGTCCCGATGAAGGAGGACGGT GGCATGTCCACGGAGCCCAACAACAAGGCCGGAGCCAAGTACGGAACTGGTTACTGTGACGCCCAGTGCGCCCGTGACCTCAAGTTCATCGGCGGCAAGGGTAATATTGAGGGCTGGCAGCCGTCCAGCACCGACAGCAGCGCCGGCATCGGTGCCCAGGGTGCCTGCTGTGCCGAGATCGACATCTGGGAGTCCAACAAGAACGCGTTCGCCTTTACGCCGCACCCTTGCGAGAACAACGAGTACCACGTCTGCACCGAGCCCAACTGCGGCGGCACCTACGCCGACGACCGCTACGGAGGTGGCTGCGACGCCAACGGCTGCGACTACAACCCCTACCGCATGGGCAACCCCGACTTCTACGGCCCCGGCAAGACCATCGACACCAACAGGAAGTTCACCGTCATTTCCCGCTTCGAGAACAACCGCAACTACCAGATCCTGATGCAGGACGGCGTCGCCCACCGCATTCCCGGCCCCAAGTTTGACGGTCTCGAGGGCGAGACTGGCGAGCTCAACGAGCAGTTCTGCACAGACCAGTTCACCGTATTTGACGAGCGCAACCGCTTCAACGAGGTTGGAGGCTGGTCTAAGCTCAACGCCGCCTACGAAATCCCAATGGTCCTGGTCATGTCCATCTGGTCCGAC CACTTTGCCAACATGCTCTGGCTCGACTCCACCTACCCTCCCGAGAAGGCAGGCCAGCCCGGCTCTGCCCGTGGACCCTGCCCTGCCGACGGCGGCGACCCCAACGGCGTCGTCAACCAGTACCCCAACGC AAAGGTCATTTGGTCAAACGTCCGGTTCGGCCCCATTGGCAGCACCTACCAGGTCGACTAA
- a CDS encoding cyanide hydratase: MSITKYKAAAVTSEPGWFDLEAGVQKTINFINEAGQAGAKLVAFPEVWIPGYPYWMWKVNYLQSLPMLKAYRENSLKVDSDEMRRIRRAARNNNIYVSLGFSEIDHATLYLAQVLIGPDGEVLNHRRKIKPTHVEKLVYGDGSGDSFIPVTQTTLGRVGQLNCWENMNPFLKSLSVASGVQVHVAAWPVYPGVEQQVAPDPATNYADTASDLVTPAFAIETGSWVLAPFQRLSVEGLKKTTPAGVEPETDPTPYKGHARIYRPDGSLAVPKPDKDFDGLMFVDIDLNETHLTKVIADFAGHYMRSDLIRLLVDTRRKELITEADPQGGIKSYSTRTRLGLGKALDDDVEEDTERTV, encoded by the exons ATGTCCATCACCAAGTACAAGGCAGCTGCTGTCACCTCGGAGCCGGGA TGGTTCGATCTCGAAGCCGGCGTCCAAAAGACAATCAACTTCATCAATGAGGCCGGCCAAGCGGGAGCCAAGCTTGTTGCTTTCCCCGAAGTCT GGATTCCTGGCTACCCCTATTGGATGTGGAAAGTCAACTACTTGCAGAGCCTCCCGATGCTCAAGGCCTACCGCGAGAACTCTCTCAAGGTTGACTCGGACGAGATGCGCCGCATCCGGCGCGCGGCTCGCAACAACAACATCTACGTCTCACTGGGCTTCTCCGAGATTGACCACGCAACCCTGTATCTGGCGCAGGTGCTGATCGGCCCGGACGGCGAGGTGCTCAATCACCGGCGCAAGATCAAGCCAACCCATGTCGAGAAGCTTGTCTATGGCGATGGCTCCGGTGATAGCTTCATACCCGTGACGCAAACAACACTCGGCCGCGTCGGTCAACTCAACTGCTGGGAGAACATGAATCCGTTCCTCAAGTCGCTGAGCGTCGCGTCGGGCGTGCAGGTCCATGTCGCCGCGTGGCCTGTGTACCCTGGCGTCGAGCAACAGGTTGCACCCGATCCAGCCACCAACTATGCCGACACGGCCTCGGACCTTGTGACACCCGCATTTGCCATCGAGACGGGATCCTGGGTGCTGGCCCCATTCCAGCGGCTCAGCGTCGAGGGGCTAAAGAAGACCACGCCTGCCGGAGTCGAGCCGGAGACTGACCCCACGCCGTACAAAGGCCACGCTCGCATCTACCGACCTGACGGCAGCCTGGCGGTACCCAAGCCCGACAAGGACTTTGATGGTCTGATGTTTGTCGACATTGACCTGAACGAGACGCATCTGACCAAGGTCATTGCTGATTTTGCTGGCCATTACATGAG GAGCGATCTCATTCGTCTACTCGTCGACACCCGACGCAAAGAGCTCATTACCGAAGCTGATCCACAGGGCGGAATCAAGTCTTATAGCACCAGGACTCGATTGGGTCTCGGCAAGGCTTTGGATGATGACGTCGAGGAAGACACGGAGCGCACTGTTTGA
- a CDS encoding guanyl-specific ribonuclease F1, translating to MIGLKSTLILALAAFSAAASIDSAVISRRQASGVTCGNNNYSSNQVQAAVDRGCSLFASGSTVGSNNYPHRFNNREQLPFPIDGPYQEFPILNNKVYTGGSPGADRVAFTTKNDGTCTFAGAMTHTGASGNNFVSCRGSTSVSDAPTDKPEKTEKQNNAASSLSAGGVAMPVIAAVLVAM from the exons ATGATCGGCCTCAAGTCAACCCTTATCCTGGCCCTGGCTGCCTTTTCCGCCGCGGCTAGCATCGACAGCGCTGTCATTAGCCGCCGCCAGGCTTCTGGCGTGACTTGCGGCAACAACAACTACAGCAGCAACCAGGTTCAGGCCGCTGTCGATCGGGGCTGCAGTCTCTTCGCGTCTGGCAGCACCGTCGGCAGCAACAACTACCCGCACCGCTTCAACAACAGGGAGCAGCTTCCTTTTCCCATCGACGGCCCTTACCAGGAGTTCCCAATTTTGAACAACAAGGTTTACACTGGCG GCTCGCCTGGTGCCGATAGGGTCGCTTTCACTACTAAGAATGACGGCACCTGCACATTTGCCGGCGCCATGACGCACACTGGCGCGTCGGGTAACAACTTTGTCTCCTGCCGGGGCTCCACATCCGTGAGCGACGCCCCGACAGACAAGCCAGAGAAGACAGAGAAGCAAAACAACGCGGCATCTTCCCTCTCGGCTGGCGGTGTCGCGATGCCCGTTATCGCCGCCGTGCTTGTTGCTATGTGA